The DNA window TGGTGTTGAGGATGTGGACTGGGAACCAACAGGCGATGAAGCAGAAGACCACAATGAAGAGCGAGGTGGCTGTCTGCAGCTCCTTGCGGACAATGATGCGGCGCCGCTCTTGAGCGCTGACGTCCACCTCTCCTTCGGCCACCTTCCGGATCTGGCGCTTGACCTCCAAGAAGATCCGCCCATACAGCACCATCATGACCGACAAAGGGCCCAGCATGCAGGCCATGAAGTTGAAGTAGACCATGTAGGTGTTCTTGATGATGCTGTTGAATAAGCATTCCCCACTCTCCGGCAGTGGGTTGTGCCACCCCATCAGGGGCAGGAGGCCGATCACGATGGCCAGGACCCAGCAGGCCATGATCACCAAGAGTGAGTTGCGAGGACTCATCAGGGACTTATACTGGAAAGGCCTCAGGATGGAGATGTACCTCTCCACGGCGATGGCCAACAGGCCAAAGACAGAGGCTTGAGTAAACACCAACAGCGTGCAGAGCATCCAGAGGCACAGGTGTGGCCTGTGTCGTGGCAAACCCAACTCGGTGAACTGAGCGCAAGGGATGGCCACGGCCCCCACCAGGAAGTCCGCCATGGCCAAGGAGACCAGGAAGTAGTTGGTGACAACGGCACGTAGCTTCCGGTTCTGCAAGATGACAGCGCAGATGAAAAGGTTGCCCACAATGGAGAGCAAAGAGGTCAGGTTCTCACAGAGGAAGTAGGGGATGTTGAGGACCGGGGAGGAGGTCACGTTGGATGCTTTGAGGCAGAGGTTCTTGGAGGACGaattgtcaaaggcttccattATGGGATGTTGGCCATCTTGTTAGGAAGAACGTTCTTCTCCTGTGGGCTTCATTCCTTTGGAGATTGCAAACACATTATCCCcagatatctgtggaataagaTGGGACAATTTCAAGAGGAGATTTCAGCAGGTTACCTAGTTGCAAGCCATTCCTACTGAAATATCCACTACTTTACAactcttcaaattacaggaacagCCTCCAGTTCTCAGTCTAGGAATCCTACTTCTATATTCATAAGACGATAGAAAACTGTCTTACGATGAGAGATCAAAACATTGCATACACATATAAATAACTGGCCAATGTCTTTCCCCGTCTTCCCCCAGTCTTTCCATGATTTGTatctaaatttaaaatatttatatcagttgctttgaagtacagtagagtctcacttatccaacactcgcttatccaacgttctagattatccaagccatttttgtagtcaatgttttcaatacatcgtgatattttggtgctaaattcgtaaatacagtaattactacatagcattactgcgtattgaactactttttctgtcaaatttgttgtaaaacatgttttggtgcgtaatttgtaaaatcataacctaatttgatgtttaataggcttttccttaatctctccttattatccaagatattcgcttatccaagcttctgctagcccatttagcttggataagtgagactctactgtaataataataataataataataataataataataataagtcatattcattgttgaacaaaaaaaatgaacattgattctatactgtacagtagttgttatcacaaaccaacataactaaaccagacaaactgtgactcctgtcaagaatttcttgttactaccattatttccatatacaactggtatgtaagccgccccgagtccctctggggagatggaggcggggtataaaaataaaataataataataataataataataataattattattattattattattattattattattattattattatcattgacaaaattacgatctgccaactgcaaaaggccaccctactgggatctgcgcgcatcatccgaaaatacatcacacagtcctagacacttgggaagtgttcgacttgtgattttttgatatgaaatccagcatatctatcttgtttgctgtgttattattattattattattattattattattattattattattattattattatgtacatttaccaatcctgcatgctatggtgttttgtttggcgggagccgggcatgcttccaaacaaaaactttgctaggtcttactttcgggggaggccttatatttagcaattcagcaaaacttctattaggtcttattttttggggatgtcttatttccagggaaacagggtagttgcaaGCCATTCCTACTGAAATATCCACTACTTTACAactcttcaaattacaggaacagCCTCCAGTTCTCAGTCTAGAAATCCTACTTCTATATTCATAAGACGATAGAAAACTGTCTTACAATGAGAGATCAAAACATTGCATACACATATAAATAACTGGCCAATGTCTTCCCCCCTCTTTCCCTGTCCTTTCCATGATTTGTATCTAAAAGCACAGCAGaaggataatttaaaatatttatataagtTGCTTTGAAGTATTAGAATTGTAGAACAAGAGTCCTATGCTTCAAAGCAACTTATATGAAGAAGCACAACAGAAATCCAAATACTGATGGTAGAGTCACAAAGCAGCAGGATTTCAATAGACATTTTCCAACTTTGGCAATGAAGGAAAAACCCTCACCGAATCTCAAAGGCCAATACATATTGAAATGTCCTATTCTTCTTGTCACATTCCCCACTaccaattttattttcatttgtgaaagtTGTGTTAACCTTCCCATTGCTTCATGGCCCATAGATAAGGTGATTCTGTGAGGTTAGTTTCTGACTGTCCAAATTTGGAGTGAAATTAACCAAAATGCAAGTGAGATGGAAGCAAAACTtggagatatattattattattattattattattattattattattattattattgacacaaagacaaaagtatgacatagcaaacgagatatatatgctggatttcatatcacagaatcacaagtcgaacacttcccaagtgtaggactgtgtgatgtatttattattattattattattattattattgacataaagacagagtatgacatagcaaacgagatatatatgctggatttcat is part of the Anolis carolinensis isolate JA03-04 unplaced genomic scaffold, rAnoCar3.1.pri scaffold_10, whole genome shotgun sequence genome and encodes:
- the LOC100564946 gene encoding adenosine receptor A1-like; the protein is MEAFDNSSSKNLCLKASNVTSSPVLNIPYFLCENLTSLLSIVGNLFICAVILQNRKLRAVVTNYFLVSLAMADFLVGAVAIPCAQFTELGLPRHRPHLCLWMLCTLLVFTQASVFGLLAIAVERYISILRPFQYKSLMSPRNSLLVIMACWVLAIVIGLLPLMGWHNPLPESGECLFNSIIKNTYMVYFNFMACMLGPLSVMMVLYGRIFLEVKRQIRKVAEGEVDVSAQERRRIIVRKELQTATSLFIVVFCFIACWFPVHILNTIMLVCPSCYIPSQVVLSTIILSHVNSTINPVIYVFRMRSFRKAFESAWSCICLSTTVGVLSGSDTIPSNASESPIFRNTSLPGN